One window of the Brevundimonas goettingensis genome contains the following:
- a CDS encoding isoaspartyl peptidase/L-asparaginase family protein — protein sequence MPEARTSRRSGLIGLIGLFGLCFSGSGAAAQTAVPTAEAAPRWSFAIHGGAGVIERANLSPEQDAAYRAALRKALEAGGKVLDGGGSALDAVQAAIEIMEDDPLFNAGRGAVFTAAGKNELDAAVMNGADLTAGSVAGLTTTRHPIAAARAVMEQSPHVMLIGQGADAFAASVGLEQVPPSFFFTERRWQGLVKLLNDQHQPIPDRPEGAPPPPAQGMAANDPSAPPLNERKFGTVGAVALDSQGHLAAGTSTGGTNGKRWGRVGDVPVIGAGTYASNRDGCAVSATGDGEYYIRASVARDICGRTATGSAIQPAAQAEVADAEQLGGKGGVVALDLQGRPAFAMSTSGMYRGEIHPGEPARVAIYADEQPR from the coding sequence GTGCCAGAAGCCAGAACATCGCGACGATCCGGTCTCATCGGCCTCATCGGACTCTTCGGACTATGTTTTTCGGGGTCCGGAGCCGCCGCCCAGACGGCCGTCCCGACCGCCGAAGCCGCCCCGCGCTGGTCCTTCGCCATCCACGGCGGGGCAGGCGTGATCGAGCGGGCCAATCTCTCTCCCGAGCAGGACGCGGCCTACCGTGCGGCGCTGAGGAAGGCGCTGGAGGCGGGCGGCAAGGTGCTGGACGGCGGTGGCTCGGCCCTGGACGCTGTTCAGGCGGCGATCGAGATCATGGAGGACGATCCCCTGTTCAACGCCGGGCGCGGCGCGGTCTTCACCGCCGCCGGCAAGAACGAGCTGGACGCCGCGGTCATGAACGGCGCCGACCTGACCGCCGGTTCGGTCGCCGGCCTGACCACGACCCGCCACCCGATCGCCGCCGCCCGCGCCGTGATGGAACAGAGCCCCCACGTCATGCTGATCGGCCAGGGCGCCGACGCCTTCGCCGCCTCGGTGGGGCTGGAGCAGGTTCCGCCGTCCTTCTTCTTCACCGAGCGCCGCTGGCAGGGGCTGGTGAAGCTGCTGAACGATCAGCACCAGCCTATCCCGGACCGTCCCGAAGGCGCACCGCCGCCGCCCGCGCAGGGCATGGCGGCCAACGATCCGTCCGCCCCGCCGCTGAACGAGCGCAAATTCGGCACCGTCGGCGCGGTCGCCCTCGACAGTCAGGGCCACCTGGCCGCCGGCACCTCGACCGGCGGGACCAACGGCAAGCGCTGGGGCCGGGTCGGGGACGTGCCGGTCATCGGCGCCGGCACCTATGCCTCCAACCGCGACGGCTGCGCGGTCTCGGCGACCGGCGACGGCGAGTATTACATCCGCGCCTCGGTGGCCCGGGACATCTGCGGCCGCACCGCGACGGGCTCGGCCATCCAGCCCGCCGCCCAGGCCGAGGTCGCCGACGCCGAACAGCTGGGCGGCAAGGGCGGCGTCGTGGCTCTGGATCTGCAGGGCCGTCCGGCCTTCGCCATGTCGACCTCGGGCATGTATCGCGGCGAGATCCACCCGGGCGAGCCCGCCCGCGTCGCCATCTACGCCGACGAGCAACCGCGATGA
- a CDS encoding fumarylacetoacetate hydrolase family protein: MKLASLKHGRDGRLVVVSNDLHWFTDAFLIAPTLQAALDDWERCEPLLRALAESLEHEAVPQGRFREHDAAAPLPRAYQWADGSAYVNHVELVRKARGAEMPASFWTDPLMYQGGSDSFLSPRDPIPLADEAWGCDMEAEIVVVVGDVPQGVTAEEALEHIRLVGLVNDVSLRNLIPAELGKGFGFVQSKPASALSPVFVTPDALGDRWKAGKLSGALSVQLNGQDFGKADAGVDMTFDFGTLIAHLARARPLTAGTIIGSGTVSNKDADGGPGKPVSEGGLGYSCIAEVRTVETILRGAAETPFLTYGDTVRIEMLDDRHHSIFGAIEQTVQKL, encoded by the coding sequence ATGAAGCTCGCCTCGCTCAAGCACGGCCGTGACGGTCGTCTCGTCGTCGTCTCCAACGACCTGCACTGGTTCACGGACGCCTTCCTGATCGCCCCGACGCTGCAGGCGGCGCTCGATGACTGGGAGCGCTGCGAACCCCTGCTCCGGGCCTTGGCAGAAAGCCTCGAACACGAAGCCGTGCCGCAGGGTCGGTTCCGCGAACACGACGCCGCCGCCCCCCTGCCCCGCGCCTATCAGTGGGCGGACGGCTCGGCCTATGTGAACCACGTCGAACTGGTGCGTAAGGCGCGCGGCGCCGAGATGCCCGCCAGCTTCTGGACCGATCCCCTGATGTATCAGGGCGGCTCGGATAGCTTCCTCAGCCCCCGTGATCCCATACCCTTGGCCGACGAGGCCTGGGGCTGCGACATGGAGGCGGAGATCGTCGTGGTCGTCGGCGACGTGCCCCAGGGCGTGACGGCGGAAGAGGCGCTGGAGCACATCCGCCTCGTCGGGCTGGTCAACGACGTCTCCCTGAGGAACCTGATCCCGGCCGAGCTCGGCAAGGGCTTCGGCTTCGTCCAGTCCAAGCCCGCCAGCGCCCTGTCGCCGGTCTTCGTGACCCCCGACGCCCTAGGCGACCGCTGGAAGGCCGGCAAGCTGTCGGGCGCGCTCAGCGTCCAGCTGAACGGCCAGGACTTCGGCAAGGCCGACGCCGGGGTCGACATGACCTTCGACTTCGGGACCCTGATCGCCCATCTGGCCAGGGCCCGCCCCCTGACGGCCGGCACGATCATCGGTTCGGGCACGGTGTCCAACAAGGACGCGGACGGCGGTCCGGGCAAGCCGGTGTCCGAAGGCGGCCTGGGCTACAGCTGCATCGCCGAGGTCCGCACGGTCGAGACCATCCTGCGCGGCGCGGCGGAAACCCCGTTCCTGACCTATGGCGACACGGTCCGGATCGAGATGCTGGACGACAGACATCACTCCATCTTCGGCGCCATCGAACAGACGGTTCAGAAGCTCTAG
- a CDS encoding CcdC protein domain-containing protein — translation MTPQQYGPLIGVGVALLIILLRNRAPRTLRPQYLWVAPAIIIPLMGLAIWGTSLQPGASHAPFAVQDWAVLAVGLILGGATGWWRGKMTTIEKHEDGTLKAKASPLGMILIVVLLLGRNMLRAWLEPHAASIGLNGTAVADAFLVFVIGTIVVQRIEMYIRARRVQHGGTDSHVEATA, via the coding sequence ATGACGCCGCAACAATACGGCCCGCTCATCGGCGTGGGCGTGGCCCTGCTGATCATCCTGCTGCGCAATCGCGCACCCCGGACGCTGCGGCCGCAGTATCTGTGGGTCGCCCCCGCCATCATCATTCCGCTGATGGGCCTCGCCATCTGGGGGACCAGCCTGCAGCCGGGCGCCAGCCATGCGCCCTTCGCCGTTCAGGACTGGGCGGTTCTGGCCGTCGGCCTCATCCTCGGCGGAGCGACCGGCTGGTGGCGCGGCAAGATGACCACCATCGAGAAGCACGAGGACGGCACGCTGAAGGCCAAGGCCTCGCCCCTCGGCATGATCCTGATCGTCGTCCTGCTGCTGGGCCGCAACATGCTGCGTGCCTGGCTGGAGCCGCACGCCGCCTCCATCGGCCTGAACGGCACGGCCGTCGCCGACGCCTTCCTGGTATTCGTGATCGGGACCATCGTGGTCCAGCGCATCGAGATGTACATCCGCGCCCGTCGCGTCCAGCACGGCGGCACGGACAGCCACGTCGAGGCGACGGCGTGA
- a CDS encoding energy transducer TonB, with amino-acid sequence MRNLLAGLALALIAVPALAQDAGDDWDLMRAPRQKAVIAALTFDSGIGLGARCVDGAYELLFSGLPPVMTRLRTLNFSHDGGPARETSWSVGTDGTSAFSDFPAPMARRLRAGGRVEVTVPAQDGQPAKRFVLDLPRSEHAIDETLTACGRPLSDPHDVNLVSSLPATGVAGVEGGYRWVIQPRPEFPSRALREKANTGSANLSCLVRPDGRLHDCVVETERPAGAGFGQAAIDGARRARLGPASDDSPPVAADALVSFRTNFYLAGN; translated from the coding sequence GTGAGGAACCTCCTCGCCGGCCTGGCCCTCGCCCTGATCGCCGTCCCCGCCCTGGCCCAGGACGCCGGAGACGACTGGGACCTGATGCGCGCCCCCCGCCAGAAGGCCGTGATCGCCGCCCTGACCTTCGACAGCGGCATCGGTCTGGGCGCCCGCTGCGTGGACGGTGCCTATGAGCTGCTGTTCTCGGGCCTGCCGCCGGTGATGACCCGCCTGCGGACCCTCAACTTCTCCCATGACGGCGGACCGGCGCGGGAGACCAGCTGGTCCGTCGGCACGGATGGAACCTCGGCTTTCAGCGACTTTCCGGCGCCCATGGCCCGCAGGCTGCGCGCGGGAGGGCGGGTCGAGGTGACCGTGCCGGCCCAGGACGGCCAGCCCGCCAAACGATTCGTTCTGGATCTGCCCCGGTCGGAGCACGCCATCGACGAGACCCTGACGGCCTGTGGCCGCCCACTGTCCGATCCCCACGATGTGAACCTCGTCTCCAGCCTTCCAGCGACGGGGGTGGCTGGCGTGGAGGGCGGCTATCGCTGGGTGATCCAGCCTCGGCCTGAGTTCCCGTCCCGCGCGCTGCGCGAGAAGGCGAATACCGGCTCGGCCAATCTCAGTTGCCTGGTTCGACCGGACGGTCGCCTCCACGACTGCGTGGTCGAGACCGAAAGGCCGGCCGGCGCCGGCTTCGGCCAGGCGGCGATCGACGGCGCCCGGCGCGCGAGACTGGGTCCGGCCTCGGACGATTCGCCGCCCGTCGCCGCCGACGCCCTGGTCAGCTTCAGGACCAACTTCTACCTGGCCGGCAACTGA
- a CDS encoding LLM class flavin-dependent oxidoreductase produces MRYGYWAPVFGGWLRNVADEPRASWEHLSAIVKRSEEIGYDLTLVAELNLNDIQGIDAPALDAWSSTAALAAVTSKIELMTAVRPNFHQPALFAKQAANIDRISGGRLALNVVSSWWAKEAESYGLQFDQHDDRYARTTEWLQVLDKLWSDPRTDFSGSYYELKDAIVEPKPLDVPGRRRPVIYAGGESEAAKTLIARHCDAYVMHGDTPEVIKDKIADMKARRESFGLPPMQFGMAGYAIVRDTEAEAEAELARITTVPGLAEGTPPAGFANFDQWLSGTQLERELKIREYSVSNRGLRPGFVGTPETVRERIEAFEAAGLDLVLLQMSPQAEEMERFSAQVIKPN; encoded by the coding sequence ATGAGGTACGGCTATTGGGCCCCGGTCTTCGGCGGCTGGCTGAGGAATGTCGCCGACGAGCCGCGCGCGTCCTGGGAGCATCTGTCGGCCATCGTGAAGCGGTCCGAGGAGATCGGCTATGACCTGACCCTGGTCGCCGAGCTGAACCTCAACGACATCCAGGGGATCGACGCCCCGGCCCTGGACGCCTGGTCCTCGACGGCGGCGCTCGCGGCCGTGACCTCGAAGATCGAGCTGATGACGGCGGTGCGGCCGAACTTCCACCAGCCGGCCCTGTTCGCCAAACAGGCGGCCAATATCGACCGGATCTCGGGCGGCCGTCTGGCCCTGAACGTCGTCTCGTCCTGGTGGGCCAAGGAGGCGGAAAGCTACGGCCTGCAGTTCGACCAGCACGACGACCGCTATGCCCGCACCACCGAATGGCTGCAGGTGCTGGACAAGCTCTGGTCCGATCCGCGCACGGACTTCTCGGGCAGCTACTACGAACTCAAGGACGCCATCGTCGAACCCAAGCCTCTCGACGTCCCGGGACGGCGGCGGCCGGTCATCTATGCGGGCGGCGAGTCAGAGGCCGCCAAGACCCTGATCGCCCGTCACTGCGACGCCTATGTCATGCACGGCGACACGCCCGAGGTGATCAAGGACAAGATCGCCGACATGAAGGCGCGCCGCGAAAGCTTCGGCCTGCCGCCGATGCAATTCGGCATGGCCGGCTACGCCATCGTGCGCGACACGGAGGCCGAAGCCGAGGCCGAGCTGGCGCGCATCACCACCGTCCCCGGCCTGGCCGAAGGAACGCCGCCTGCCGGCTTCGCCAATTTCGACCAGTGGCTGTCGGGCACCCAGCTGGAGCGGGAGCTGAAGATCCGGGAGTATTCGGTCTCCAACCGCGGCCTGCGCCCCGGCTTCGTCGGCACGCCAGAGACCGTCCGGGAGCGCATCGAGGCGTTCGAGGCCGCCGGTCTCGATCTCGTCCTGCTGCAGATGTCGCCCCAGGCCGAGGAGATGGAGCGCTTCTCCGCCCAGGTGATCAAGCCGAACTGA
- a CDS encoding ATP-grasp domain-containing protein, translating into MTDTELPDLAIVYEHPEWFEPLFAALDRHGVSYVKVPLAGNTFDPAASPAPARVVFSRVAMSSFLREPEHPIFYAQSLFEHWQGQGTRVVNASALNIDTSKARQMSLIARLGLKGPATRVAHRQADIPKAADGLRYPVLVKADIGGAGAGITRYETPEKLAEAAGEKWCPVGVNGLSLIQEYAPRRDGKITRVETLGGKYLYAIDIESPGDAFDLCPADACLVRPGAPTLTMTKTTPPLEIIEAVERLAVAGELEIGGIEYLVDDRDGSVLFYDINGLSNFVAKPVEVLGFDPHDNLVEWLKGIVAEQSIKAEKAA; encoded by the coding sequence ATGACCGATACCGAACTGCCCGACCTCGCCATCGTCTATGAGCATCCGGAATGGTTCGAGCCGCTGTTCGCGGCGCTGGACCGGCATGGCGTCTCCTACGTGAAAGTCCCGCTGGCGGGGAATACGTTCGACCCGGCGGCTTCGCCCGCGCCGGCCAGGGTGGTGTTCAGTCGCGTGGCCATGTCGTCCTTCCTGCGCGAGCCCGAGCATCCGATCTTCTACGCCCAGAGCCTGTTCGAGCATTGGCAGGGGCAGGGGACGCGGGTGGTCAACGCCTCGGCCCTGAACATCGACACCTCCAAGGCGCGGCAGATGTCCCTGATCGCCCGGCTGGGGCTGAAGGGTCCCGCGACGCGCGTGGCGCACCGTCAGGCCGACATTCCCAAGGCCGCCGATGGGCTGCGCTATCCCGTTCTGGTCAAGGCTGACATCGGCGGCGCCGGGGCCGGCATCACCCGCTATGAGACGCCCGAAAAGCTGGCCGAGGCGGCGGGCGAGAAATGGTGCCCCGTCGGGGTCAACGGCCTGTCCCTCATTCAGGAATACGCCCCGCGCCGCGACGGCAAGATCACCCGGGTCGAGACCTTGGGCGGCAAATACCTCTACGCCATCGATATCGAGAGCCCGGGCGACGCCTTCGACCTGTGCCCCGCCGACGCCTGTCTGGTGCGGCCCGGCGCCCCGACCCTGACCATGACGAAGACCACGCCCCCGCTCGAGATCATCGAGGCGGTCGAACGGCTGGCCGTGGCGGGCGAGCTGGAGATCGGCGGCATCGAATATCTGGTCGACGACCGCGACGGTTCGGTCCTGTTCTACGACATCAACGGCCTGTCGAACTTCGTCGCCAAGCCCGTCGAGGTGCTGGGCTTCGACCCCCACGACAATCTGGTCGAATGGCTGAAGGGCATCGTCGCCGAACAGTCGATCAAGGCGGAGAAGGCGGCATGA
- a CDS encoding winged helix-turn-helix domain-containing protein, translating to MSAIPSDVVEIGGWRAHRDEGRLRRGDESRMLEPKVMDLLFLLASRPGHVFSREVLNATLWPDTTVGDDALSRCVFKLRKALEGPAGAGRPAGRIETIPKRGYRLVAAPPDAGAKAGSGARRLSSRKAAVGAVAVCAAVGAAALALAIVRSAPPTAEDATVARATDSYYQFTRTDNEAAIVLYERALKVDPNAPEAQAGLAGALVQKHMRWPDGRDAPRPAGSALRAALASGRLAEPAAAADLRRAVELAGRAAVARPRDPEVQRAFGLALSASGRLAEAARIYDRALADHPEDWGLLINRADLLDIEGRTGEALSMLERAYEGMDRAYAAEPARVRPWQAEVGVEIGRRYEARSDPARARAWYRRTLVDAPSASAAAERLAALPPEPA from the coding sequence ATGTCCGCCATCCCTTCTGACGTCGTCGAGATCGGCGGTTGGCGCGCCCATCGCGACGAGGGCCGGCTGCGGCGCGGCGACGAGAGCCGGATGCTGGAGCCCAAGGTAATGGACCTGCTGTTCCTGCTGGCTTCTCGCCCGGGCCACGTCTTCTCGCGCGAGGTTCTGAACGCGACGCTCTGGCCCGACACGACCGTCGGCGACGACGCCCTGTCGCGCTGTGTCTTCAAGCTGCGCAAGGCGCTGGAGGGGCCCGCCGGCGCCGGGCGTCCCGCCGGGCGGATCGAGACCATTCCCAAGCGCGGCTACCGGCTGGTCGCCGCCCCGCCGGACGCCGGGGCGAAGGCCGGGAGCGGGGCTCGTCGCCTCTCGTCGCGAAAAGCCGCCGTGGGGGCCGTGGCCGTCTGTGCGGCGGTAGGCGCGGCCGCGCTCGCGCTCGCGATAGTCCGGTCTGCGCCGCCGACGGCAGAGGACGCGACGGTCGCGCGGGCGACCGACAGCTACTACCAGTTCACCCGCACCGACAACGAGGCCGCCATCGTCCTCTATGAGCGGGCGTTGAAGGTTGATCCGAACGCGCCGGAGGCCCAGGCGGGTCTGGCCGGCGCCCTGGTCCAGAAACATATGCGCTGGCCCGACGGTCGAGACGCGCCGCGCCCGGCGGGCAGTGCTCTGAGGGCGGCCCTGGCTTCGGGGCGCCTGGCCGAACCCGCCGCCGCAGCGGATCTCCGGCGAGCGGTCGAGCTGGCTGGACGCGCGGCCGTCGCGCGGCCTCGCGACCCGGAGGTCCAGCGGGCATTCGGCCTGGCCCTGTCGGCGAGCGGACGTCTGGCGGAGGCCGCCCGCATCTATGACCGGGCTCTCGCCGATCATCCCGAAGACTGGGGCCTTCTGATCAACCGCGCCGATCTTCTCGATATCGAGGGCCGGACGGGCGAGGCCCTGTCGATGCTGGAACGCGCCTACGAGGGCATGGATCGCGCCTATGCCGCGGAGCCGGCCCGGGTGCGCCCCTGGCAGGCTGAAGTGGGAGTGGAAATCGGCCGCCGGTACGAGGCGCGGTCGGACCCTGCCAGGGCCCGGGCCTGGTATCGACGCACCCTTGTCGACGCCCCCTCAGCCTCGGCCGCCGCCGAACGGCTGGCGGCGCTTCCGCCCGAACCGGCCTGA
- a CDS encoding S41 family peptidase gives MTSFRGMDVRIKTFGAAMGLAVAMAVGGVDAAVARPLQTTAVAAETAVPAEAMRQDFADLYATLKLAHYDLYARTSRTDYDRLFADMNAQILAPMSRAEAAAFFQRFMAFGHIAHARVDAASEAYGAYRQAGGRAFPLDVRIRGERFFVALNGSGSTLIAPGDEIVSIDGITAADWFSRAATLMSADTSYMLGTMMEGGFRRLLWSTFGDVAGFDLVLKRGDGPSFAVTVPSLSAADLTAAQAGQPTRLELSWTAREARMLGDGVAYLRPGPTYNVEAQTEATAYDNTAFRAFVDKAFEDFLDAGATDLILDLRDNPGGDNSFSDLLLAWFATRPFRFTSSFTIRVSSQTTASNAARLTAAGNDPTGISASMARAYAGATPGTAIDFPIPLVEPRAGRRFNGRVYALINRRSYSNTVAMAATLQDYGFATLIGEETSDLATTYGAMESFTLPRTGLVVGYPKAFIVRPDGDRDARGVAPDIAVETPILEGLNDPVLEQVVARVKASHNPTRPR, from the coding sequence GTGACCAGCTTCAGGGGTATGGACGTGCGGATCAAGACGTTTGGCGCGGCGATGGGACTGGCGGTGGCGATGGCCGTCGGCGGGGTGGACGCGGCCGTCGCCCGCCCTCTGCAGACGACGGCGGTTGCGGCGGAAACGGCGGTCCCGGCGGAGGCGATGCGTCAGGACTTCGCCGACCTCTATGCGACGCTGAAGCTGGCGCACTACGACCTCTATGCCCGCACCTCCCGCACCGACTATGACCGGCTGTTCGCCGACATGAATGCCCAAATCCTCGCTCCCATGAGCCGGGCCGAGGCCGCCGCCTTCTTCCAGCGCTTCATGGCCTTCGGCCATATCGCCCACGCCCGCGTCGACGCCGCGTCCGAGGCCTATGGGGCGTACAGGCAGGCCGGGGGGCGGGCCTTCCCCCTGGACGTCCGCATCCGCGGTGAAAGGTTCTTCGTCGCCCTGAACGGGTCCGGATCCACCCTGATCGCGCCGGGCGACGAAATCGTGTCCATCGACGGGATCACGGCCGCCGACTGGTTCTCCCGCGCCGCAACCCTGATGTCGGCCGACACCTCCTATATGCTGGGGACGATGATGGAGGGCGGGTTTCGCCGCCTCCTGTGGAGCACGTTCGGAGACGTCGCCGGGTTCGACCTGGTCCTGAAGCGCGGCGATGGTCCGTCCTTCGCGGTCACGGTTCCGTCGCTCAGCGCCGCCGATCTGACCGCCGCCCAGGCCGGACAGCCAACTCGCCTCGAGCTGAGCTGGACCGCCCGCGAGGCGCGGATGCTGGGCGACGGCGTGGCCTATCTGCGCCCCGGCCCGACCTACAACGTCGAGGCCCAGACCGAGGCCACGGCCTATGACAACACCGCCTTCCGGGCCTTCGTCGACAAGGCGTTCGAAGACTTCCTCGACGCCGGAGCGACCGATCTGATCCTCGATCTGCGCGACAATCCCGGCGGCGACAACAGCTTCAGCGACCTGTTGCTGGCCTGGTTCGCGACCCGGCCGTTCCGCTTCACCTCGTCCTTCACCATCAGGGTCAGCAGCCAGACCACCGCCTCCAACGCAGCGCGGCTGACGGCCGCCGGCAACGACCCTACGGGCATCTCGGCGTCGATGGCCCGGGCCTATGCGGGCGCGACGCCGGGGACCGCCATCGACTTCCCCATCCCCCTCGTCGAACCGCGCGCCGGGCGGCGTTTCAACGGCCGCGTCTACGCCCTGATCAACCGCCGCTCCTATTCCAATACCGTGGCCATGGCGGCGACCCTGCAGGACTATGGTTTCGCCACCCTGATCGGCGAGGAGACCTCTGACCTGGCCACCACCTATGGGGCGATGGAGAGCTTCACCCTGCCCCGCACCGGCCTCGTCGTCGGCTATCCCAAGGCCTTCATCGTCCGCCCCGACGGCGATCGCGACGCGCGCGGCGTGGCCCCGGACATCGCCGTCGAGACCCCCATCCTGGAAGGCTTGAACGACCCTGTTCTGGAACAGGTCGTCGCCCGGGTGAAGGCCTCGCACAACCCGACACGGCCCCGATAG
- a CDS encoding TonB-dependent receptor: protein MLSHIRYTRLAGLLAGTMLATAAGAAFAGEPAAPETATATAPEAGPDTVDEIVVIGAGQTRSVSTLTPQNLDTLPPGTSIQKALNILPGVMAQSIDALGVNEQSLSLQVRGFSTTHLGYSLDGMPLGDGAYNNYNGLTISRALISDNLGRADLATGIAGLSIPSTSNLGGAMIYTSSDPTKDMGFRAAQTMGSESSLRSFLRFDTGEHYGLSAYVSGQYARQDLFVNQGDQNTSTGAQLNAKAIYDFGRGKITAFADISRTNQADDAYLSKDMLGRLGWDWAGYAPNWADYLSRASCSVASLAAKCVTSTAPEKLSDVTYTNGQILRNDELYYLAGDFDITSALTARLQVYKHTDKGAGNNFITGLSNQGTTTTADDLPVQIRDTRYTIDRDGVVGSLKWNIGFNEIQAGFWLEENTSSAARYIRTDVKGPIDLGRFFGGTPSTAQWVQETDWETRQFYVQDTVRLLDDRLTIDFGFKSTYSKSDAEAIRGIATNAPPATSQFATGSLTAEDNFLPEVGVHYQLAPGHELYVSYAENMAMYQGGFKLGPQSVTQTVWDAQGRYLEPETSNSWDAGYRYVSGQLQVSLAAYHVNFDNRLLQYNPCPTNQQQNPGCGNSFHNAGSVTSNGVELGLLWKPLPWLTWYNSASYNETTYDDDLNWCTTTCVVKATAGKQQVDTPRELIASVLTVRNGPFSASLQGKYTGERFYTYTNDAGFDGYTTFDLGVSYDLDAAVSGAKFSVNITNLTDIRYASNFDSSVFAPDDAAGSILVFHASAPRQVFATISFDF from the coding sequence ATGTTGTCACACATTCGATACACTCGTCTGGCCGGGCTTCTGGCCGGAACCATGCTGGCCACGGCGGCCGGCGCCGCCTTCGCCGGCGAGCCCGCCGCGCCCGAGACGGCGACCGCCACCGCGCCCGAAGCCGGGCCGGACACGGTCGACGAGATCGTCGTCATCGGCGCGGGCCAGACCCGGTCGGTCTCGACCCTGACGCCGCAGAACCTCGACACCCTGCCGCCGGGAACCAGCATCCAGAAGGCGCTGAACATCCTGCCGGGCGTCATGGCCCAGTCGATCGACGCCCTCGGCGTCAACGAGCAGTCGCTGTCGCTGCAGGTGCGCGGCTTCTCGACCACCCACCTCGGCTATTCGCTGGACGGCATGCCGCTCGGCGACGGGGCCTATAACAACTACAACGGCCTGACCATCAGCCGCGCCCTGATCTCGGACAACCTGGGCCGCGCGGACCTGGCCACCGGCATCGCCGGCCTGAGCATCCCGTCGACCAGCAACCTGGGCGGCGCGATGATCTACACCTCGTCCGACCCGACGAAGGACATGGGCTTCCGGGCCGCCCAGACGATGGGTTCGGAGTCCTCGCTGCGTTCCTTCCTGCGCTTCGACACCGGCGAGCACTACGGCCTGTCGGCCTATGTCTCGGGCCAGTACGCCCGCCAGGACCTGTTCGTGAACCAGGGCGACCAGAACACCTCGACGGGCGCCCAGCTGAACGCCAAGGCGATCTACGACTTCGGCCGCGGCAAGATCACCGCCTTCGCCGACATCTCGCGCACCAACCAGGCCGACGACGCCTATCTGTCCAAGGATATGCTGGGCCGCCTCGGCTGGGACTGGGCCGGCTATGCGCCGAACTGGGCCGACTATCTGAGCCGCGCCTCCTGTTCGGTGGCCTCGCTGGCGGCCAAATGCGTGACCTCGACCGCGCCCGAGAAGCTGTCGGACGTGACCTATACCAACGGCCAGATCCTGCGGAACGACGAGCTCTACTATCTGGCCGGCGACTTCGACATCACCAGCGCCCTGACCGCCCGTTTGCAGGTCTACAAACACACCGACAAGGGCGCCGGGAACAACTTCATCACCGGCCTGTCCAACCAGGGCACGACCACCACCGCCGACGACCTGCCGGTCCAGATCCGCGACACCCGCTACACCATCGACCGTGACGGCGTGGTCGGCAGCCTGAAGTGGAACATCGGCTTCAACGAGATCCAGGCCGGCTTCTGGCTGGAAGAGAACACTTCCAGCGCCGCCCGCTACATCCGCACCGATGTGAAGGGCCCGATCGATCTGGGCCGCTTCTTCGGCGGCACGCCCTCGACGGCCCAGTGGGTGCAGGAGACGGACTGGGAGACGCGCCAGTTCTACGTGCAGGACACCGTGCGCCTGCTCGACGACCGCCTCACCATCGATTTCGGCTTCAAGAGCACCTACTCGAAGTCCGACGCCGAGGCCATTCGCGGCATCGCGACCAACGCCCCGCCGGCCACCAGCCAGTTCGCCACCGGCAGCCTGACCGCCGAGGACAATTTCCTCCCCGAGGTCGGCGTCCACTATCAGCTGGCCCCGGGCCATGAGCTCTACGTCAGCTATGCCGAGAACATGGCCATGTACCAGGGCGGCTTCAAACTGGGGCCGCAATCGGTGACCCAGACGGTCTGGGACGCCCAGGGCCGGTATCTGGAGCCGGAAACCTCGAATAGCTGGGACGCCGGATACCGCTATGTCAGCGGTCAGCTGCAGGTCTCGCTGGCGGCCTATCACGTCAACTTCGACAACCGCCTGCTGCAGTACAACCCCTGCCCGACCAACCAGCAGCAGAACCCGGGTTGCGGCAACTCCTTCCACAACGCGGGCAGCGTGACCTCGAACGGCGTCGAGCTGGGCCTGCTGTGGAAGCCCCTGCCCTGGCTGACCTGGTACAACTCCGCCTCGTACAACGAGACCACCTATGACGACGACCTGAACTGGTGCACCACCACCTGCGTGGTCAAGGCCACCGCCGGCAAGCAGCAGGTGGACACGCCCAGGGAGCTGATCGCCAGCGTCCTGACCGTGCGCAACGGGCCCTTCTCGGCCTCGCTGCAGGGCAAGTACACGGGCGAGCGCTTCTACACCTACACCAACGACGCGGGCTTCGACGGCTATACGACCTTCGACCTGGGGGTCAGCTACGACCTCGACGCTGCGGTGTCGGGGGCGAAGTTCTCGGTCAACATCACCAACCTGACCGACATCCGCTACGCCTCGAACTTCGACTCGAGCGTCTTCGCGCCGGATGACGCCGCCGGCTCGATCCTGGTCTTCCATGCCTCGGCCCCGCGCCAAGTGTTCGCGACGATCAGCTTTGACTTCTAG